The following are encoded in a window of Blastocatellia bacterium genomic DNA:
- a CDS encoding DUF4097 family beta strand repeat-containing protein: protein MATTRNNRKGTLLLGLLLVSVGLLVLLAPAGLGVRGWLMRLWPTLLICAGVIRVMGFAVERKPRSPVGGMLLIIIGALFFASRFHSDLNAAALYGRYWVLLLLIFAGIELVRFYSHRQSYGPPPRLLTAGRIIVVALIIVSGVLAGRLANHPAVISALQLPRFFDSLRDSVAGQSFDFTDAAVESREFTQGMRVTIANSYGNIKVNGGAASVRATLTKRVRGWSADEARRIADQVSLTISRTADGLLITTTRGEVNENFTTDIQIDLPASAALIANNSYGAVAVNNLQNNVQVRTSHGQADLNQIGGNVKCDLSYANASATNINGDIVINGAKGVHLVNINGEVELAARNSDAVELTNISGPAHINAPFCNIRAQGLSGDTELKTEHGKVEVTRAVGLIIEAPFSDVRAQTINGDLRIGSSNSSIQLVSVTGTVEVKADKSNVSVEDARGEVAIQTSHGEVTVKDFYEGVHVETSYGTVMLTAAKPPAEDIDVQNSHGEIKIVLPQSSQFMLDAVSQNGEVRPVGFAELDSRGRDSIVGANGDGPNIVLRTSFRNITIQASGARQTQASARVD, encoded by the coding sequence GTGGCGACCACGCGCAACAACCGAAAGGGCACACTGCTGCTCGGCCTGCTGCTGGTCAGCGTCGGCTTGCTGGTGTTGTTGGCGCCCGCCGGCCTCGGCGTGCGCGGCTGGCTCATGCGTTTGTGGCCCACCTTGCTGATCTGTGCCGGGGTCATCCGCGTCATGGGGTTTGCAGTCGAGCGCAAACCGCGCTCGCCGGTCGGCGGCATGCTGCTGATTATCATCGGCGCCCTGTTTTTCGCCAGCCGCTTCCATTCCGACCTCAACGCGGCGGCGCTCTACGGGCGCTACTGGGTGTTGCTGCTGCTGATCTTCGCAGGCATCGAGCTCGTTCGATTCTATTCGCATCGTCAATCCTATGGCCCGCCGCCACGACTATTGACCGCGGGACGGATTATCGTCGTCGCGCTAATTATCGTTAGTGGCGTGCTGGCGGGCCGACTGGCGAATCACCCGGCGGTGATTTCCGCGCTTCAGTTGCCTCGCTTTTTCGACAGCCTGCGTGATTCAGTCGCTGGCCAGAGCTTCGACTTCACCGATGCCGCGGTCGAAAGCCGCGAGTTCACGCAAGGCATGAGGGTCACCATCGCCAACAGCTATGGCAATATCAAAGTCAACGGCGGGGCGGCCAGCGTCCGCGCGACGTTGACCAAGCGAGTCCGCGGCTGGAGCGCCGACGAGGCGCGGCGGATTGCCGATCAGGTCAGCCTGACGATCAGTCGAACGGCGGACGGCTTGCTCATTACGACGACGCGCGGCGAAGTCAACGAGAACTTCACCACAGACATTCAGATCGACTTGCCGGCGTCTGCCGCCTTGATCGCCAATAATAGCTATGGCGCGGTCGCCGTCAACAATCTTCAAAACAACGTGCAGGTCAGGACGAGTCATGGGCAGGCCGATCTGAATCAGATTGGCGGCAATGTTAAGTGTGACCTGAGCTACGCCAACGCCAGCGCCACGAATATCAACGGCGACATCGTTATCAACGGCGCTAAGGGTGTCCATCTGGTCAATATCAATGGGGAGGTCGAGTTGGCGGCGCGCAATTCGGACGCCGTCGAATTGACTAACATCAGTGGCCCGGCACACATCAATGCGCCGTTCTGCAACATCCGCGCCCAGGGCTTGAGCGGCGACACAGAATTAAAGACTGAGCATGGCAAGGTCGAGGTCACGCGGGCAGTGGGGCTGATCATCGAAGCGCCCTTCTCTGACGTGCGCGCCCAGACGATCAATGGCGATCTCAGAATAGGCTCTTCGAATAGCTCCATCCAACTCGTCAGCGTCACCGGCACCGTCGAGGTGAAGGCCGACAAGAGCAACGTCAGCGTTGAAGACGCGCGCGGCGAAGTCGCCATCCAAACATCACACGGCGAAGTGACGGTGAAGGATTTTTATGAGGGCGTTCATGTAGAAACCAGTTATGGAACGGTGATGCTGACCGCCGCCAAGCCGCCCGCCGAAGATATCGATGTGCAGAACAGTCACGGCGAGATCAAGATTGTCCTGCCACAGTCGAGTCAGTTCATGCTCGATGCCGTGAGCCAGAATGGCGAGGTGCGGCCCGTCGGCTTCGCGGAGTTAGATTCGCGTGGCCGCGATTCAATTGTCGGCGCCAATGGCGATGGGCCGAACATCGTCCTGCGCACATCGTTTCGCAACATCACGATTCAGGCGAGCGGCGCTCGTCAGACACAGGCAAGCGCGCGCGTCGACTGA
- a CDS encoding NADH-quinone oxidoreductase subunit M: protein MAEYIVTIVTLLPLVGAIYLAVIGRGEKTTENDLKWTALVFSLATFILSLSLAIRFQAGGGEQFKTDVEWITAFKLGIHYHVGVDGLSLWLVLLTTLLVPLALLSSWNSIHKRQREFLISMLALETGMIGVFVANDLFLFYLYWEVMLVPMYLLIGIWGGERRIYAAVKFVIYTVVGSLLMLAGIIAVYYAHGQATGNFTFDIPTITDAVRTSALSLTPATQSWMFWAFGLAFFIKVPLFPFHTWLPDAHVEAPTAGSVILAGVLLKMGTYGLMRFNLPLFPDAAREWAPFICFLAVIGIIYGALVAMVQPDLKKLVAYSSVSHLGFVVLGIFSFTDKGMQGALYQMLNHGISTGALFVIVGMIYDRRHTRMIAEFGGLANVMPVYSTLFLVVTLSSIALPLLNGFVGEFLILIGTYTSTVLPQAKLYASIAAVGMILSAVYMLWMYQRVIYGKVTNPANLKLADLDLREKVVLAPMILLIFVMGIYPNLFLARSKQAVQDISAPYNPAAAATPRAGATKQPEER, encoded by the coding sequence ATGGCCGAATACATCGTCACCATCGTCACGCTGCTGCCCCTGGTCGGGGCGATCTACCTGGCCGTGATCGGGCGCGGCGAAAAGACAACCGAGAACGATCTAAAGTGGACGGCGCTGGTCTTTTCGCTTGCCACGTTTATTCTGTCGCTGTCGCTGGCGATTCGTTTCCAGGCGGGCGGCGGCGAGCAATTCAAGACCGACGTCGAATGGATCACCGCGTTCAAACTGGGCATCCACTACCACGTCGGCGTTGACGGCTTGAGCCTCTGGCTCGTCTTGCTGACGACGCTGCTGGTGCCGCTGGCGCTGTTGTCTTCGTGGAACTCTATTCACAAACGGCAGCGCGAATTCCTGATCTCGATGCTGGCGCTCGAAACCGGCATGATCGGCGTCTTCGTGGCGAATGACCTCTTCCTCTTTTACCTCTACTGGGAAGTGATGCTGGTGCCGATGTATCTGCTGATCGGCATCTGGGGCGGTGAACGGCGCATCTATGCCGCCGTCAAGTTCGTCATCTATACGGTCGTCGGCTCACTGTTAATGCTGGCAGGCATCATCGCCGTCTACTACGCGCACGGGCAGGCGACCGGCAATTTCACCTTTGACATTCCGACGATCACCGATGCCGTTCGTACGAGTGCATTGAGTCTAACCCCGGCGACACAGTCATGGATGTTCTGGGCATTCGGCCTGGCGTTCTTTATCAAAGTGCCGCTCTTCCCTTTTCATACCTGGCTGCCCGACGCGCACGTCGAAGCGCCGACCGCGGGCTCTGTCATTCTGGCCGGCGTGCTGCTGAAGATGGGCACCTATGGTTTGATGCGCTTCAACCTGCCCTTATTCCCCGACGCGGCGCGCGAGTGGGCGCCGTTCATCTGCTTCCTGGCCGTCATCGGCATTATCTATGGGGCGCTGGTCGCGATGGTGCAGCCTGACCTGAAGAAGCTGGTGGCTTATTCATCGGTCAGCCATCTTGGCTTCGTCGTGCTCGGTATTTTTTCGTTCACGGATAAAGGCATGCAGGGCGCGCTCTACCAGATGCTCAATCATGGCATCTCGACCGGCGCGCTGTTCGTCATCGTAGGCATGATCTATGACCGCCGCCACACGCGAATGATCGCCGAATTCGGCGGGCTGGCCAACGTCATGCCGGTCTATTCAACGCTGTTTCTCGTCGTCACGTTGTCGAGCATCGCCTTGCCACTGCTGAATGGCTTCGTCGGCGAATTCCTGATCCTGATCGGCACCTATACCTCGACCGTGCTGCCGCAGGCGAAGCTCTATGCGTCAATCGCGGCGGTCGGCATGATCCTGTCGGCGGTCTATATGCTGTGGATGTACCAGCGGGTAATCTATGGCAAGGTAACGAACCCTGCGAATCTAAAGCTCGCGGACCTGGACCTCCGCGAAAAGGTCGTGCTGGCGCCGATGATCCTCCTGATCTTCGTGATGGGGATTTATCCGAACCTTTTCCTGGCGCGCAGCAAACAGGCGGTGCAAGACATCAGCGCGCCGTATAACCCGGCGGCAGCGGCCACACCCCGCGCCGGCGCAACCAAGCAACCAGAAGAAAGATAG
- the nuoH gene encoding NADH-quinone oxidoreductase subunit NuoH produces the protein MTTDVLLEWVIKTAIILFVLVTAVAYLTFLERKVMSWIQLRIGPNRVGPWGLLQPLADGVKMIFKEDIIPTEANRWLYVAAPAISLIPSLMTFIVIPYGGVVHVPFINRDVALRVTSMNIGLLYIFALTSLGVYGLVLAGWASNNKYSLMGGLRSSAQMISYELALGISIVSVLLYTGTLDLSAIVGQQSGRFGLLGWNFFKPPLFLVFIVFYIASLAECNRTPFDLPEAESELVAGYHTEYSSMKFVMFQMAEYINLITASSIAVTLFFGGYIGPKVNFYPWLGLVYFAMKVLALIVLAMWIRFTLPRFRYDQLMRFGWKFLLPASIINVIITATVVLLWPPHNP, from the coding sequence ATGACTACAGACGTGCTTCTTGAGTGGGTAATCAAAACCGCGATCATTCTTTTCGTTCTGGTCACCGCCGTCGCCTACCTGACTTTTCTCGAACGCAAGGTGATGAGCTGGATTCAACTGCGCATCGGCCCGAACCGCGTCGGCCCCTGGGGCCTGCTGCAACCCCTGGCCGACGGCGTCAAGATGATCTTCAAGGAAGACATCATCCCGACCGAGGCCAATCGCTGGCTCTACGTCGCCGCGCCGGCCATCTCGCTGATCCCTTCGCTGATGACCTTTATCGTCATTCCCTACGGCGGCGTCGTTCATGTCCCCTTCATCAACCGCGACGTCGCACTGCGCGTCACCTCGATGAACATCGGCCTGCTTTACATCTTCGCGCTGACCTCGCTCGGCGTCTACGGGCTGGTATTGGCGGGCTGGGCTTCGAACAACAAGTATTCGCTGATGGGCGGGTTGCGTTCCAGCGCCCAGATGATCAGCTATGAGCTGGCCCTTGGCATCTCGATTGTCAGCGTCCTGTTGTATACGGGGACGCTCGACCTGTCGGCCATCGTCGGCCAGCAGAGCGGCAGGTTCGGCCTACTGGGCTGGAACTTTTTCAAGCCGCCGCTGTTTCTGGTCTTTATCGTTTTCTACATCGCCTCGCTCGCCGAGTGCAACCGCACGCCATTCGATCTTCCTGAAGCCGAATCGGAGCTGGTCGCCGGCTACCATACCGAATATTCGTCCATGAAGTTCGTGATGTTCCAGATGGCGGAATACATCAACCTGATTACCGCTTCTTCGATTGCGGTGACGCTGTTTTTCGGCGGTTACATCGGGCCGAAGGTAAACTTTTACCCCTGGCTCGGCCTCGTCTACTTCGCGATGAAGGTGCTGGCGCTGATCGTCCTGGCGATGTGGATACGCTTCACGCTGCCGCGTTTCCGCTATGACCAGTTGATGCGCTTCGGCTGGAAGTTCCTGCTGCCGGCCTCGATCATCAACGTCATCATCACGGCGACGGTGGTGTTGCTCTGGCCGCCGCATAACCCGTAG
- the nuoK gene encoding NADH-quinone oxidoreductase subunit NuoK, with protein MIPLWWYLGLSSLLFTIGAVGVFIKRNAITIFLCIELMLNAVNLSLVAMSSYFGDIGGQLFVFIVMTVAAAEAAVGLAIIISIFRNRESLNVDEADTLKF; from the coding sequence ATGATTCCGCTCTGGTGGTACTTAGGACTTTCATCCTTGCTGTTCACGATTGGCGCGGTCGGCGTCTTCATCAAGCGCAACGCCATCACCATCTTCTTGTGCATCGAGCTGATGTTGAACGCTGTCAACCTGTCGCTGGTGGCGATGTCGAGCTATTTCGGCGACATTGGCGGCCAGCTATTCGTCTTCATCGTCATGACGGTCGCTGCCGCCGAAGCCGCCGTCGGCCTGGCCATTATTATCTCGATCTTCCGCAACCGCGAATCGCTCAATGTTGATGAAGCGGACACGCTGAAATTCTAG
- the nuoL gene encoding NADH-quinone oxidoreductase subunit L, with protein sequence MNGAHTESLLAAIILAPLAGAAILGLFGKRMSERLIGLIACSTVAISAVISFYVFFKHRVELQGGAKVFDYLFTWIQVGSFRADFALLLDSLSAIYILFVTFVAFWIHVFATGYMRGDSGYWRFFAYLNLFMFSMLTLVLADNFLLMFVGWEGVGLCSYLLIGYYFNEGYANDAAKKAFVVNRIGDFGFAIGLMLLFWHSGSIFYFSDPARGIQGAFDWAMHLPAADPFTAASIFAGGVTTIAVLMFVGATGKSAQIPLFVWLPDAMAGPTPVSALIHAATMVTAGVYMVSRASSIYTHAPTAMFIVALVGAATALFAATIGLGQWDIKKVLAYSTISQLGYMFLACGVGAFTAGIFHVFTHAFFKALLFLGSGSVILGVHHEQDMRRMGGLKKYMPITFWTMAAGWLAISGFPLLSGFFSKDEILYRTFTSAGIPPVWAKVLWAVGAITALMTAIYMTRLMVVTFLGKERIPTAHEEAHKHAHPDESHQAVTPPRVGPEEHEHHGGPPRESPLVMTLPLIVLAIGAVLAGFLGVPEGLSFGLTRNHFERFLEPSIAHLGPAHAGGQMSGEEKRSSVESPESAPTTESYGLEWRLTAISVAIACAGLAIGWVWFKRKPLWQPPRLLENKYYVDEAYDAAVVQPIKVGSTNVLWRIIDQEFIDGVVNGAGTFARIIGGLLRFLQSGLARAYVAIVVLGALVLIYYFIR encoded by the coding sequence ATGAACGGAGCCCATACCGAATCATTACTCGCCGCCATCATCCTCGCGCCGCTCGCGGGCGCAGCGATTCTTGGCCTTTTCGGCAAGCGGATGAGCGAGCGCTTGATCGGCTTGATTGCCTGCTCGACGGTCGCCATCTCCGCGGTGATCTCTTTCTATGTCTTTTTCAAGCATCGCGTCGAGCTGCAAGGCGGCGCCAAAGTATTCGATTATCTCTTCACCTGGATTCAGGTCGGCAGTTTCCGCGCCGATTTCGCGCTGCTGCTCGATTCGCTGTCGGCGATTTACATCCTCTTTGTCACCTTCGTGGCTTTCTGGATTCACGTCTTCGCCACCGGCTACATGCGCGGCGATTCGGGCTACTGGCGATTCTTCGCCTACCTGAACCTGTTTATGTTCTCGATGCTGACGCTGGTGCTGGCGGATAACTTCCTGCTGATGTTCGTCGGGTGGGAAGGCGTCGGGCTTTGCTCATACCTGCTCATCGGCTACTACTTCAACGAAGGCTATGCCAATGATGCGGCCAAGAAAGCCTTCGTCGTCAACCGCATTGGCGACTTCGGCTTCGCCATCGGCTTGATGTTGTTGTTCTGGCACTCCGGCTCGATCTTCTATTTCAGCGACCCGGCGCGCGGCATCCAGGGAGCTTTCGACTGGGCGATGCATCTGCCGGCAGCCGATCCCTTCACTGCCGCCTCGATCTTCGCCGGCGGCGTGACAACAATCGCGGTCTTGATGTTCGTCGGCGCGACCGGCAAGAGCGCGCAGATTCCGCTTTTTGTCTGGCTGCCTGACGCGATGGCCGGCCCGACGCCGGTCTCAGCCCTGATCCATGCGGCGACGATGGTGACGGCAGGCGTCTACATGGTATCGCGCGCCAGCTCGATCTACACGCACGCGCCGACGGCGATGTTTATCGTCGCGCTGGTTGGCGCGGCGACGGCGCTCTTTGCGGCGACCATCGGCCTGGGGCAGTGGGACATCAAGAAGGTGCTGGCCTATTCGACGATCTCGCAACTCGGTTATATGTTCCTGGCCTGTGGCGTCGGCGCGTTTACCGCGGGCATCTTTCACGTCTTCACCCATGCTTTCTTCAAGGCATTGTTGTTCCTCGGCTCAGGCTCGGTGATTCTCGGCGTGCATCACGAACAGGATATGCGGCGCATGGGCGGTTTGAAAAAATATATGCCCATCACCTTCTGGACGATGGCAGCCGGCTGGTTAGCGATTTCAGGCTTCCCCTTGCTGTCGGGCTTCTTCAGTAAAGACGAAATCCTCTATCGCACCTTCACGTCGGCGGGGATTCCGCCCGTGTGGGCTAAAGTCCTCTGGGCTGTCGGCGCAATCACGGCGCTGATGACGGCGATCTATATGACACGCTTGATGGTCGTTACGTTCCTTGGCAAAGAACGAATCCCAACCGCACACGAAGAGGCGCACAAGCACGCGCACCCCGACGAATCGCACCAGGCGGTCACACCGCCGCGCGTTGGTCCAGAAGAGCATGAACACCACGGCGGCCCGCCGCGCGAATCGCCCCTGGTGATGACGCTGCCGCTCATCGTGCTCGCCATCGGCGCAGTCCTCGCGGGCTTTCTTGGCGTCCCGGAAGGCCTGTCCTTCGGCTTGACGCGGAACCATTTCGAGCGCTTCCTCGAACCCTCAATCGCACACCTCGGTCCTGCGCACGCCGGCGGTCAAATGTCCGGAGAAGAAAAACGCAGCAGCGTCGAGTCGCCTGAGTCTGCGCCGACGACCGAGAGTTACGGACTCGAATGGAGGCTGACGGCTATCTCAGTGGCTATTGCGTGTGCCGGCCTCGCCATCGGCTGGGTTTGGTTCAAGCGCAAACCGCTGTGGCAGCCGCCGCGATTGCTGGAGAACAAGTACTACGTTGACGAAGCCTATGACGCCGCCGTCGTCCAGCCGATCAAGGTCGGCTCGACCAATGTGCTATGGCGCATCATCGATCAAGAATTCATTGACGGCGTGGTGAATGGCGCGGGCACCTTCGCGCGAATCATCGGCGGCCTGTTGCGCTTTCTGCAATCAGGGCTGGCGCGCGCTTATGTCGCCATCGTCGTGCTTGGCGCGCTGGTGCTGATCTACTATTTCATTCGCTAG
- a CDS encoding NADH-quinone oxidoreductase subunit N, which translates to MQPNDLGINLQAVLPETIIAVVAFIIMMVDAISRNIERRIAGALSLVGLIGAGVAAATLWKHNGETSYSGMIITDHFRLIFAFVFLIVAVLTVLISMRWVKEEELAVGEYFALLLFATTGMLFMSAANDLVMIFLGLEITSISTYVLCGYRRRDLRSNESAVKYFILGSFSTAFLLFGIAFVYGATYQAGATPVATTNLQIIKERIASGHIFSTEMLLAGAAMMIVGFGFKVATAPFHVWSPDVYEGAPTPVTAFLSTGSKAAAFASFTRVFVLTFAATPFIAAAGPLANLQHAWVNALAVMAIMTMTIGNLVAIVQSNIKRMLAYSSIAHAGYALVGMIALDWTSVAFYMLSYVIINLGAFAIIEVIARRGDRRTEIADYQGIGFQSLGLATALSLFLLSLAGIPLTGGFMSKLLVFKAAWAAGSQTNNSLLHWVVIVGVVNSAISWYYYLRVVVAMFFAEPATGYVKPRVSRSVVAALVLAILGTLYLGVLPGRVLTTLDKARSQVSTAKR; encoded by the coding sequence ATGCAACCGAACGACCTGGGAATCAACCTTCAAGCCGTCTTGCCGGAAACCATCATCGCGGTGGTCGCCTTCATCATCATGATGGTGGACGCCATCTCGCGGAACATCGAGCGCCGCATTGCCGGGGCGCTCTCGCTCGTCGGCCTGATTGGCGCGGGGGTCGCGGCGGCGACGCTGTGGAAGCACAACGGCGAGACGTCTTATTCGGGCATGATCATCACGGATCACTTCCGGCTGATTTTTGCCTTTGTCTTTTTGATCGTCGCCGTGTTGACGGTGCTGATCTCGATGCGCTGGGTGAAGGAAGAAGAGCTGGCGGTCGGCGAATACTTCGCGCTGTTGTTGTTCGCGACGACCGGCATGCTGTTCATGTCCGCGGCTAACGACCTGGTGATGATCTTCCTCGGCCTTGAGATTACTTCAATCTCTACCTACGTCCTCTGCGGCTATCGTCGCCGCGACCTGCGCTCGAACGAATCGGCGGTCAAGTATTTCATCCTCGGCTCGTTTTCGACGGCCTTCCTGCTGTTCGGCATCGCCTTCGTTTATGGAGCGACCTACCAGGCGGGCGCAACGCCCGTAGCGACGACGAATTTGCAGATCATCAAAGAGCGCATCGCCTCGGGCCACATCTTCTCGACTGAGATGTTACTAGCCGGCGCGGCGATGATGATTGTCGGCTTTGGATTCAAAGTCGCCACGGCACCGTTCCATGTCTGGTCGCCTGACGTTTACGAAGGCGCGCCGACGCCGGTGACCGCTTTCCTGTCGACGGGCTCGAAAGCCGCCGCCTTCGCTTCCTTCACACGCGTCTTTGTGCTGACCTTTGCGGCAACGCCGTTCATCGCCGCCGCCGGGCCGCTCGCCAACCTGCAACACGCCTGGGTGAATGCGTTAGCGGTGATGGCGATCATGACGATGACCATTGGCAATCTGGTGGCGATTGTGCAGAGCAACATCAAGCGAATGTTGGCTTACTCATCCATCGCCCACGCCGGCTATGCGCTGGTCGGCATGATCGCGCTGGACTGGACGAGCGTGGCGTTTTACATGCTTTCTTACGTCATCATCAACCTCGGCGCTTTCGCCATCATCGAAGTGATTGCGCGGCGCGGCGACCGGCGCACAGAGATTGCCGACTACCAGGGCATCGGCTTTCAATCGCTCGGCCTGGCGACGGCGCTCTCGTTATTCCTGCTCAGTCTTGCGGGCATTCCTTTAACGGGGGGCTTCATGTCGAAGCTGCTGGTCTTCAAAGCCGCGTGGGCCGCAGGCTCGCAGACCAACAACTCGCTGCTGCACTGGGTAGTGATCGTCGGCGTCGTTAACAGCGCGATTTCATGGTACTACTACTTGCGTGTGGTTGTTGCCATGTTCTTTGCCGAGCCCGCAACCGGGTACGTGAAGCCGCGCGTTTCGCGCTCAGTAGTGGCCGCCCTTGTGCTGGCCATCCTCGGCACGCTTTACCTGGGCGTGCTGCCGGGTCGCGTGTTGACGACGCTCGACAAAGCACGCTCGCAGGTCAGCACAGCGAAGCGCTGA
- a CDS encoding NADH-quinone oxidoreductase subunit J, whose product MEKVLFIVLAVLAIGTALNVIFQRNPLYSALSLIGTLASLSALYMTLHAQFIAAIQIVVYAGAIMVLFIFVIMLLNVPKSQPVVEKHKALGYLAIPFAGAMIAEAFYVLKTLANKNITPAFAIDTTDRAVGTTYSVGYSLFTQYLLPFEVTSVLILMAVVGAMVLARREGD is encoded by the coding sequence ATGGAAAAAGTTCTATTCATCGTCCTCGCGGTCTTGGCCATCGGCACCGCGCTCAACGTCATCTTCCAGCGCAATCCGCTCTACAGCGCCCTGTCATTGATCGGCACACTGGCGTCGCTGTCGGCGCTCTACATGACCCTGCATGCGCAGTTCATCGCCGCCATTCAGATCGTCGTTTATGCAGGCGCGATCATGGTTCTGTTCATCTTCGTCATCATGCTGTTGAACGTGCCGAAGTCGCAGCCGGTCGTCGAGAAGCATAAAGCGCTCGGCTATCTGGCCATCCCCTTTGCCGGCGCGATGATTGCCGAAGCTTTTTATGTGCTGAAGACGCTGGCCAATAAAAACATTACGCCGGCCTTCGCCATAGACACGACGGATCGCGCCGTCGGCACGACCTATAGCGTCGGCTACAGCCTGTTCACGCAGTACCTGTTGCCGTTTGAAGTGACCTCGGTGTTGATCCTCATGGCGGTCGTCGGCGCGATGGTGCTGGCGCGGCGCGAAGGCGATTAA
- the ndhC gene encoding NADH-quinone oxidoreductase subunit A yields MTNYVPVLIVLVLAVGMAAVLIIISRLLGKNRPTPEKLAPYECGVEPVGTARERQSVKFYLVAMIFLLFDIEAIFLVPWAVVFPNVLRDNAALKWVFYGEMMLFMVVLFVGLVYIWRKGILEWNR; encoded by the coding sequence ATGACAAACTACGTTCCGGTTCTCATCGTGCTGGTGCTGGCAGTCGGCATGGCTGCCGTACTGATCATCATTTCGCGCCTGTTGGGCAAGAATCGCCCGACCCCTGAAAAGCTAGCGCCCTACGAATGCGGCGTCGAGCCGGTGGGCACGGCGCGCGAACGCCAATCGGTGAAGTTCTACCTCGTGGCGATGATCTTCCTGCTGTTCGACATCGAAGCCATCTTCCTGGTGCCGTGGGCCGTCGTTTTCCCCAACGTGCTTAGAGACAACGCCGCCTTGAAGTGGGTCTTCTATGGCGAGATGATGCTTTTCATGGTCGTCTTGTTTGTCGGCCTGGTCTACATCTGGCGCAAGGGCATTCTCGAATGGAATCGTTGA
- a CDS encoding M23 family metallopeptidase produces the protein MSKDNSRYTLLVVPSSSSKVRQISFHHNLLYGAGSVAIALALMTGYGMVRLAQTESLNIKNLSLKAENQKLKEANDAYQNSYARLKGQIDYVSDMSKEMARQAKIDHTPDVDNIVGTGGPEAVPALDHAADQLERELRTINDRMKSDMLRLASVPNGLPVNGYITDGFGMRHNPFSGEGHESHQGLDIAVDYGTPVAATADGLVVHAGPYAGYGNLVILFHSNGITTRYGHMSRVTVEQGQRVKRGDQIGHAGSTGRSTGPHVHYEIRENDQPLNPMRFVGQARQ, from the coding sequence ATGTCGAAAGACAATTCACGTTATACCTTGTTAGTCGTGCCCAGCTCGTCGTCGAAAGTTCGCCAGATCAGTTTTCATCACAATCTACTTTATGGGGCCGGCAGTGTCGCCATCGCGCTGGCGCTGATGACCGGCTACGGCATGGTACGTCTGGCGCAAACTGAGTCGCTCAACATCAAAAACCTCTCGCTTAAGGCTGAGAATCAGAAGCTCAAAGAGGCGAATGACGCCTACCAAAACTCTTATGCGAGGCTGAAGGGACAGATCGATTACGTCAGCGACATGTCAAAGGAGATGGCGCGGCAGGCGAAGATCGATCATACCCCCGACGTTGACAACATCGTCGGCACAGGCGGTCCTGAAGCCGTGCCGGCGCTCGATCATGCCGCCGACCAGTTAGAGCGCGAGCTGCGCACAATCAATGACCGCATGAAATCCGATATGCTGCGTCTGGCGTCGGTGCCGAATGGCTTGCCGGTGAACGGCTACATCACGGACGGCTTTGGCATGCGACATAACCCCTTCAGCGGCGAAGGCCACGAATCGCACCAGGGCCTCGACATCGCCGTTGATTACGGCACGCCGGTGGCGGCGACAGCCGACGGGCTGGTCGTTCACGCCGGGCCGTATGCGGGCTATGGCAACCTGGTCATTCTTTTTCACAGCAATGGGATCACGACGCGCTACGGCCATATGTCGCGCGTGACGGTCGAGCAAGGCCAGCGCGTCAAGCGCGGCGATCAAATCGGCCACGCCGGCAGCACCGGGCGTTCGACAGGCCCGCACGTTCATTACGAGATTCGCGAGAACGATCAGCCCTTGAACCCCATGCGCTTCGTCGGCCAGGCGCGACAGTAG